In Triticum urartu cultivar G1812 chromosome 6, Tu2.1, whole genome shotgun sequence, the following proteins share a genomic window:
- the LOC125514810 gene encoding uncharacterized protein LOC125514810, which yields MVSPMVIASAGLGMLAGVAMANRTTGDGLPAASRWNARPRCSTCSGTGREECLCSRWSDGDVGCGTCSGSGRKRCRSCGGSGTGRPLPARLVVQEQKLPTPPGRRGDYN from the coding sequence ATGGTTTCGCCCATGGTGATCGCGTCGGCGGGGCTCGGGATGCTGGCGGGCGTGGCGATGGCGAACCGGACGACGGGCGACGGGCTGCCGGCGGCGTCCAGGTGGAACGCGCGGCCCCGTTGCTCCACGTGCAGCGGCACCGGCCGGGAGGAGTGCCTCTGCAGCCGTTGGTCCGACGGCGACGTCGGCTGCGGGACGTGCTCCGGCTCCGGTCGCAAGCGGTGCCGCAGCTGTGGAGGCTCTGGCACCGGCCGGCCGCTCCCGGCGCGACTCGTCGTCCAGGAGCAGAAGCTGCCGACCCCGCCCGGGCGACGCGGAGACTACAACTAA